The segment actgaaacaggttttttccacacCCATGCCTAAGCCACCAGGAGACAGTGATCAATATAGTGAAAGGCTGAGGAGAAAACATAATAGCAtggttaatttttgttttgttggggttgttttgttctgctgctttttttggggggcttttaGGTGGAGTTTTTGgtgtctgttttattttgttttgttttagtttgattttgtggttttgttggtttcgtgtcttttggtttgtttttttttttttggggggtggttttggaagtttttttggttgttattttggggtgggttttttttttttttgttttgttttgggggtttttttgggtttttgtggtttgtttgtttgtttgtttgttgttttttttttttttttttttttttttgtttggttttgggtttggtggtttttttggtttttgttttgttttgttttgttttgggtttttttttgttttgttttgttttcttgatgtggttttttttttggccctTTGAAAAAGAGTATAATACATTTTGGAATagtcaaaaatacattttttcccctcctggtGGAAGACCCCTTGCAGAAAAGATCAATATGGTGACTGATTGCTTTGAGCATTTCTTCGCTACCTGTCACTGATCCCTGGATGGGATGCATTCACTCTGTGAGACAGGGCCTGTTGAGGAGTTACTGGATAGGTTTTTTAGAGTCTGTGCTCTATAAATCACTTTATGAGCACAATAGCCCCTCTTGGTAAAACTCATCATTCACCTCTAGTGAGAGGAGGACCATTTTACTCCTTCCATTATCTAGGTCAGGGGAATCTTTGGAGAGCTAATCACCTCACTGCTAAATGAAGAGAGCTTTGactccccaccccaaaacctacATGCCCTGTGGTGTTAAAAGCAGGTGGCCACTTTGGCTTGTCATTCATCCAAATTTTACAGCAGGGTTTTTGTGAGGAAAGGTCCTACTACACTTGATAAACCTCCTGCCATGTCCTTACACCTTAGGTAACAGAGAGACAGGCAGGAAGGTGCTTCTAGGACACAGAAGATGAGGGAATCTGGCAACTTGCATCTGCTTTAGTCCTGCTTTGGGAAGTTTCAGATTTTTgctgcaatttatttttatttatttattatttgcatgGGGAGGTCACTGCATTTCAAAACACTGTGTATTAAATAAGTAGAAATGTCCAGGACAAACTTAAATTACACTGACAGAAATCAAGAAGTTTGATTATCTTTCTGCCTTATTTTCCCCCTGGCATACAGCtcattttatttactctttgtCTCTGCGGCTCTCAGCTTTGAAAGtacatcttcattttccttctaaaCTGAAAACATATTCCCTTTATAAGATCACAAAGGACTGGGGGTTTTTATGACCTTTCCTGCAACTGCACCCAACTGTTGATTTCCTCACTAAAATACTGTGGGTGTAAGCAGCTGAAAATAATGAGTAATAAAGATAAAAACACTTCACTATGTTTCAAAAATTTTCTTGCTCAGGGTTTTCGTTTGTCCTCAGCAAACAGAAACAACTGGCAGGTTTACCATTATTACTCTAACTATCACTGCTGCAGTTTCTACTACTTATTACTGCTTTTGCCAAAAAGAAGCCTCATTTTATCAAGGAACAACCAAGCAACCACCGTGCCCCATCCCACACAGGatcagctttgctttcagctccttccatcatcagcagctctgagcagtaCCACATCCAATTTGTGCAGCACAAACGTCACCAGGAGCCATCACAAAGGGAACAATTTCCAGAAGCTGGGCTCTAAAATCAAACTGTGATGCCTCAGCATTGCTTGTCTTTCTTCTCAGAGGGCGTATTCAGAGTGGCATCGCTCTTGCACCAAAAACTGAGAGGAGATCCAGAAGCAACCCAGAGGGACCCAATCCCAGCTGGCCAGGACCTGCTGTGGGTGTAGGACTTGTGCTAAAAGCCATGTCATGTACCTTTTGTGGGGGGATCCTGATGAAGAAGGAAGATATCCTTAGGCTCAGGCACAAAATGGGCATGCCCATCTCAATTAAAGCAATTTTGGTAATGTTGAACTGCTCATCCCCTGACCCACCTCCCAGCAGTCAATTCTGTCCTGTCCGCTCTTATCTGTGAGCAATAGAGAGACAAAATGCTGCTTCCCCCTACCCATTTTTAATACTCTACCTCCCTCCACCAGTTCTGACACAGTTTAAAGGAACAATTAAGATgcacaggaaagacattttGTCCTGAAGCCAAGCTCTGCATGTAGGTGCCTGTGTGACCAACAGATACAAAATGCTTCTTCTCATTCATTTTGCCAAAATGTTGCTTGTATTTCACTTTTGATTTGAAAAGAAACCCTACCTTTGCTTCACCTTTtcccaaaattaaataaaggaggaaaaaggccATTAGCAGGGTCAAGAGATTGaacttgttttggtttcttttcctgaggACCAAAAGCACCCTAAAACCCAGAAAACTTAATGAAGCTGCTATCTATATGTGgcagaaactgaattttcattgATAAGGGAGAAACAATTGTCCAGTTCACTTTTGAGTCTGGCGCATTGGCAAGAATAGGCCAAAAGGTGACTCACAAATGTCTAAACACGTCAGATGCTCAACGAGAACCATTCCTTCTTGTGGGCTTGACAGGTAAACTGGGTTTCCAAGGCTCCTAAGATTGTTACCTCtcaaaaacaggaagaaatagATAAATTTCTGACCTATATTTAATGTTCTGAGTCCAGAGACTTTCTCCACCTTCCACAGAAACTTCAACTTACCTCTCTTCCACCCGCAGCCGAGCTGGCTGGCATCCCAGGAATttgctgcaaaaaaacccccgCTCATGTTTGCAGTGAAGCAAACCCACTGATCctaaaaatttgcatttgattCCCTCCAAAATCAGAGGTtctgccccatcccaccctTTCCCTGAGCTCCCACCCTCACATTGCCCAGCCCCACTGGAACCACAGAGCCTTTGTGATGCCTGCATGGAAgcaggcaggatttttttttccgGCCGAAATGAAGATTTCAGGGTTGCACTGACCTCCACCAGGGGCCTGGGCTTGCGCTCCACCGCAAACCTGAAGTGGCAGAGCTCACAGTAGCTGGTGTTGGAGGAGGACAGCCAGCGCTCCAGGCAGCTGCGGTGAATGGTCCCCAAGGTCCCCGTGCACTCAcagggggacagcagctcctcgTGGCTGCTGCCCTCGTGGCAGATCCTGCAGATGGGCCGGTCATtgaaggggctgctgcaggacagggagggaaaaatgcTGGTCAGTGCTGGAGGGTTGTGGTGACAGGTTAGGGGGAAGGGCcaattgaatctgctttcctagaggagcCCCTTTGGGAGGTTCTCTCCAAAATGTACCCTGAACCAGGACGAATACATCCAGTGGCTCCCAACATGAGGCTTCTCTGTCGTGAGCtagaaatatttgcattgcTTTGCCCTCTAATTAGTAATCCAAGCTAGTGGACTAGTGATTTAaggcattttggttttcttgcttaaaatgcctattttattgggggtggggggaagtttaaactgaaaaacatcAGAGTGGCAAATGAGAGGTGGAAGACCAAGTCCTTTcgtattttgtattttccagctcttcacaaagcagcagcGCAGTCACCTCAGGAAGTCCCAAAATCCATCAGGGACGTTGTAAATCTGCCTCAGCTGGGCACTTCTTGGTGATCCTCTGGCATAAATGTAGCgacatttctcctcacagagaaaagcaaggcacaatttttcccaagaatatttctgggtttcacattctctgaacctcagagaaataATTCTTATCTTATTtactgtgcctgtgtttgtgctaaAGTTGAATGCgatatggagattgtttacccagagggatggtgttttgtttccttggcctatcagggccaagtgtgtgtgtgtgttggggcTGTTGGGTGACAGCCAGGAAATTTTGTGGAGTTAGAGTGCAGTGGTGTGCAGAGCCGAATGCTtagcagattcagtttagatgtaatgtaacatgatgtaatatagtatagaataatatagtataataaagtaattaattagccttctgatgagcTGGAAGTGacctcatcattcctccctgccacagggatTGTCCTGTTTCGATacataaatgttattttcactGGCCAACAGTAAAGGACTGCTGAAAGAGCAGCACCTTGCCCTGTAGCCCCCAAAGGCAGGGCCATGACTTCAGAAAAGCACATGGAGGCAGAAACATCCTCTCCCTGGAAAGGGTTTCCCTCTCTCTGGGACAGCCCACAGGCAGGTCAAGGAGGGATACAAACAGATGTGTGCCAAACACatccctgctgtggggctgcaggtgggtaTTTCTTCTGCAGCGCTTTAAGATCCATGAAGTCTTTCCAGCTCACCACCACCAGCAAAGACaaatttgattttgacccaAGCATCAAGCCTGGATAAGGCCAAGCACATCAGAATGCCCTTTCTTGCTTCTAATGAGAACAAAGCCAGCCTGAAGCACACTTCAAAGGCATAGATTAACAATATATTTCACCTCTAATCCGCCTCTCTAAACCAGCAGCAAGAAGGAAGGTCAATCCCTCGGACAACGACAGAAGCTGCAACACTGGTGCTAGAAACAGCTTGTGTGGCTGCTCAGcacaccaggggctggtgaAGTGTTTAGGAAGCATGATGCCTTCTGCAGCATGATCCTTGTGATGATGGAGTGGGGGTTTAACCACACACCACATGGGAAGGGAGcctgtccctccctctgcccagcacctACCTCTGCACGGCCAGGGTCCGCACCACGGAGGAGAGCAGCTGCCCATCCTTGGAGGACACCTGCATGACATACTGGGGACAGCTGGTGGCCAGGCCCCcgctgctgccaggcaggctCTTTCCATCGGGGGCTGGAGGGTGTGGATGGGCTGGAGGCACTCCAGGCAGGTGGCTGCAGCGGTTGGTCCTCATGGCGCTGGGCAGCGGGTCCCCATCTAGGCAGGAACGGGGACAGGGAGGTGCTGTGGGGCACATCCCTCCCTGTCTGACCAACAGCAGGCGTGAGAAGGAGCATCCCTCACTGCCCACCCCAGGTTTATGAAGCCCACTCAGCAGGGAAAGGGGGTTTGCAACATGGGGTGTCACAGAATAAAACAGTCTGCACATCCCACAAGCAGCAAGGCAGCAACCTTGCCTTCTTCTCTCTGCAGACTCCTGAAGTCATGAGTGATAAACAGAGAGGCTGAAGCTTTTGTCACTCCCCCTCCAAGTGTTTCAAAGGTATATACAGTCTGTGCACTTTCAAATTTAAAGGCTGCCACTCTCCGCCAAGGGGGAAAGTTATGTTCTGGAGGAGAAAATGCTTGATTGGCTTCAAATCCCCTTTGAAAACACTTCCATGCTGCTTAGTGTCTTCTATCACcacccacagcagagcacagacctGGCAATTAATCCTGTACAGGGTTTTAGTCACACAAACCTGCTTAATCACAGCCTGCACAGCAGTAATTTATGCCACAAGGTGAGGCAGAAATCACAGCCTGCCCGTGcctccctcctctgctttgctctctctCACATCACTGTGAGTGTGTTCTGCACAGGGCTTTCACACATGGCACTTGGGAAGGAAGGGTTGTGCTGGGAACAAGTGTGATAATCCACTTGTGGGGAATTTTGTAAGGAATTTGAGATGGGACTTTTGAGTTTGTTTTGATgatgggatttatttttcttatcttctgcATAGGTAAGAAGGGTGAATTTGGCTCACATCTTCACCCTACGGTTCAGAAGGTTACAAGACTCCTAATTACAAGACCTTTTAAGGAGTTGTTGacaaataaaacactgccaacaagggtatttatgtttttgacccaatccttaaatatttcatcttctgGACCCAGCTACAGTGTAAGCTTTCTTAGCCAATCATGTTATGACACACAAACCCACCGCACTGCATTCTAAACTCCTTGTTTACCTCTGAAActactttaatttttatatcttaaactctaaaactctaaactttcTTCCACTTAACGAAGTCTGCTCTAAACTACAAATCCACATTCTCACTTCTAGCAGCTCAgtttggaagccttttccaa is part of the Camarhynchus parvulus chromosome Z, STF_HiC, whole genome shotgun sequence genome and harbors:
- the MARCHF3 gene encoding E3 ubiquitin-protein ligase MARCH3 isoform X2, with the translated sequence MRTNRCSHLPGVPPAHPHPPAPDGKSLPGSSGGLATSCPQYVMQVSSKDGQLLSSVVRTLAVQSSPFNDRPICRICHEGSSHEELLSPCECTGTLGTIHRSCLERWLSSSNTSYCELCHFRFAVERKPRPLVEWLRNPGPQHEKRTLFGDMVCFLFITPLATVSGWLCLRGAVDHLHFSSRLEAVGLIALTVALFTIYLFWTLVSFRYHCRLYHEWRRNNQRVMLLIPKSANVPSTQQSLLGLQPLKRSSKETIV
- the MARCHF3 gene encoding E3 ubiquitin-protein ligase MARCH3 isoform X1 yields the protein MCPTAPPCPRSCLDGDPLPSAMRTNRCSHLPGVPPAHPHPPAPDGKSLPGSSGGLATSCPQYVMQVSSKDGQLLSSVVRTLAVQSSPFNDRPICRICHEGSSHEELLSPCECTGTLGTIHRSCLERWLSSSNTSYCELCHFRFAVERKPRPLVEWLRNPGPQHEKRTLFGDMVCFLFITPLATVSGWLCLRGAVDHLHFSSRLEAVGLIALTVALFTIYLFWTLVSFRYHCRLYHEWRRNNQRVMLLIPKSANVPSTQQSLLGLQPLKRSSKETIV
- the MARCHF3 gene encoding E3 ubiquitin-protein ligase MARCH3 isoform X3; translated protein: MCPTAPPCPRSCLDGDPLPSAMRTNRCSHLPGVPPAHPHPPAPDGKSLPGSSGGLATSCPQYVMQVSSKDGQLLSSVVRTLAVQSSPFNDRPICRICHEGSSHEELLSPCECTGTLGTIHRSCLERWLSSSNTSYCELCHFRFAVERKPRPLVEWLRNPGPQHEKRTLFGDMVCFLFITPLATVSGWLCLRGAVDHLHFSSRLEAVGLIALTVALFTIYLFWTLLPGTPERQFAPG